CGCAATGGCCGATTCATGCGCATCCAGACCGGATGGCGACTTCTCAAACAGCGAGGCCGAGAGTGCGTCCAGCCCGACAATCTCACCGCGAAAACTCACCAGGTTGAGATAAGCCTCCAGCACCTCGGCCTTGGTCCAGCTGTGTTCCAGCCATTGTGCCGAAATTCCCTGCTGTACCTTTTGGGTGAGTGAGCGCCCTTGTGTTCCGCGCTTGAGATCGTCATCCAGCAAACCCACCAATTGCATGGTCAAGGTGGAGGCGCCGCGCGTGCGCCTGTTCCACAAATTGCCCCAACTGGCTGCCGCCACGGCGGACCAATCGACCCCGCTGTGCTGATAGAAGTTGCGGTCTTCCGACAACACCAGCGCCTGGCGCATGGCCGGCGAGATTTCCGGCAGGGTCACCCAGTCGAGCTTGCGCACGGCCTGATCGACGCGGACCCGCTGCAATGGCTGGCCGGTGCGATCCAGCAAAATCACATCTGACGAGCGCCAGCCGGATTTCACTGACTGGAAATCCGGCAGCGCCAAAGCAGGGGCGGCGACCAGCGCCAGCACAAGCGCCAGCCGCGCAGCCCATCGATCAGCGTGCATCGTTCACCTTGAACACCGCATTGGGAGCAGCACCAAAGACATCGGGCGCATACAGGGCCTCAACCCGCGACGGCGGCAATTTGAAGGTGCCGGTGTTATTCAGCCGCATGGTGTATTCCACCGTAAAGCTGCCGCGCGGGATGTACTCGTAATAAGCCCGATATCCGGCAAAGCGGCGTTCCACATAGGCTGGCCATGCATCGCCAGATTGCTGCTCGCCCTGCGTGGCAATTTGCGAATCACGCCCCAGTCCATTGCCCAGAATGCTGGCGCCAGTCGGCACCGGGTCATCGACCACTACCCAGGTCATATCGGCTTGGGCAGTAATCTCCAGCTTCACCCGCACCACATCGCCGCGCGAATACTGACCGGCAACTTTGGTCTCAACCGGCGTGACGGTTTTCTTGATGCGATAACCGGCGGTTTGCGGTGCGGTGAGCGGCAATGCCGCTGAAACCTGCACTGTTGCCCACGGGGAGCCGGTGCCCTGTTGCGTCAGCCCCAGCGTGCCCTGGCCGTTGGCGGGCCACGGCAAATCCACCTTGGGCGGCAAGGCGGACTGCCACGTCACCGATTGCTTGCTGTTACCCAGCGCCAGATTGACCTGCCCAGTGACCGGCTGGCTTTCAAATTGCGCGCTGAAATGCCGCACCGCCAGCGAGCCCCAGGCATTGGCATTGGTCGTCCACCAGGCGCCGCGTTCCTGGCGGCCCAGCAAGCCGGTCAGCAGACGTGGCATGTCGTCTTTGAAGGTCGGCATCTGGCTGGCCACCAGCACCAGGCGGGCAGAGTTCACATCGGCGTTGCCCATCAGCCACCACCAGTAATCGTCGCGCTCAGTAGAGAACACCATGCGCGTGCCCTGATAGGTGAGTCGTCCGCGCAATAGCTGCTCGGCCTGCGCCAGTTTGGCGGCGCGATCCGGTGCGGTCGGCATGTGCTGCAACAGCGACATCCAGTCGATCACCATGCCGGTCGACCAGCTATTGAGCTGCACGGTGAGCGTATCCAGTTGCCGTGGCAGTGCCCGACCATAGCGAGACAATGCTTCCAGCGCGGCCAGACGGCGAGCATCGCCCGAGTCACGCGGCATCCACAGATCACGCTTGAGCTTGCCCTCAACAAAATTGGTCAAGGCCGTGAGCATGCGTTCGCGCGAGTCATCGGGAATCTTCCAGCCTGCGTCGTTGGAAACCGCCAGCAAATATGCAGTAAGCGTATCGCTGCCCATGGAGCGACTGCCCTCCTGCACCGGGAAATACTGCGCCAGACCATCGGCATCCAGATAGCTGGGCAGGTCAGCCATGATGGCATCCCAGCGGGTTTTGTCGTTCAAGCCAATGGCAATGGACGAGCGTTGTTCCAGGCACGAATATGGATAGCGCAAGAACCAGTCGCGCACGGCGGGCATATCGCCGCCCAGTTTAGCCTGCAATTGCACCGACACCCCGCCACGCCCCGGCTCGGCCCCTTGTGGCAAACCGACCGGGATCGATACTTCACCGGTAATCTGGCGCAAGGTGGCTTGTTGTACGGTCACTGGTGTAGCTGGCTCAATATCCTGTTTGAAGGCCAGCTTGTCTTGTGCCTTCTCGCCCCCTTGCTCTTTGGCCGAGAGCGTCCATTGCAGGCTGGAGATACCTGCTGGCACCGTCACCGGCCATTTCACCTCACGCGCTTCGCCGGCGGGAATCTGCACGGTTTGCGCATTCAACGGTGGCAAGCCTGCAGCTTGCGCCTCGACCAGCATGGTCATGACGCGGCTTGAGCCGTTGCGGATATTGATACCGGCGTCGACCTGATCGCCCGAGCGCGCCAGTGGCGGAATGCCGGAGGTGATCTGCACATCCTGCGTCACGGTAATGCTGGCCGAACCAGTGCCAAAGTACGCATCACCACTGTCCGCCACAGCTACCAGCTTGAAGCGGGTCAGCGCGTCGTTCAGCGGTACGGTCACGGTGGCGCTACCGGTTTTATCCAGCACCACGTGGGGCTGCCATGTCAGCAACGTATCCAGCAGTTCACGCGTTGGTGCGAAACCGCCACCGCCGCCCGGTGCAAGCGCTTTACGACCGAAGTGGCGTTTACCCACCACTTGCAGTTGCGCGGTAGAGGTCTCTACGCCGTAGCTGCGTCGTTGCAACATGGCTGTGAGCAAATCCCAGCTAGTGTTCGGCTGCAGTTCCAGCAAGGCTTCATCCACCGCGGCAAACGCTACTTCCGAGCCAGCCGGTGCAGGTTGACCGTTGGGAAGCTTGACCTGAACCTTCACCGTGGCGGTTTTGCGGATCGAATAGGTTTGTTTATCCGGCGTTACTGTCACCGCCAGTTTGTGGCCTGCGGTGCCGATGGTGAGTTCAGCCATGCCATATTTGAAGGCAGGCCGGGACAAATCGACCATTGCCGTCGGTGCTTGATAGTCACGTCCTTCGTTGCGGAAGGCATCCCACCAATCCAGCGGCGTACGCCAGCCCCAGGTAAAGAAGGAATACCACGGTACTTCGCGCACCCGGCCACGAACTGCCAGCACCGATACATACACATTCGGCGCCCATTGCGGTTCTATTTTCAGATCAATCGACGGGTCTTTACCGCTCAGCTCCACTACGCGGGTTTCAATGACACCTTCGCGCTCAATCGCCAGCCAAGCTGTGGCTTTGCGGAACGGCATACGGACTTGCAAGCGAGCGGTATCGCCAGGTTGATAGCTGGTTTTTTCTGGCAAAACGTCGATGCGGTCGTTGTTGTCGACGTCAAACCACATCTCACCTTCGCGCGTGACCCAGATGCGTTGTGAGGCACTGGCCGGATGGCTGGCGCCATCATCGGTCTGGGCAATCAACTCAATACTGCCTTCGTTTTTGAGCGAGATGTCGCAGAACACCAAGCCACGCGAGTCCGTTTTGCCATCGCAAACGTTGCCCAGATCTTTAGTGGTTTCCTGGTGATCGTAGGCATAAAAGCCGCCCACCAACCGTTTGCGACTGGAAAGATACTCATGTTCCACGGCTTTGACGGTCACATTACGCCCGACCACCGGTTTGCCATTGGTATCGAGCACCACCGCTTTGAGCCCGGCACTCTTGCCCACCGAAACCCAGTCGTCCACATTCAGGCCGATGCGCACTGCGCTCGGCCACAGCGCGACCGTGCGCGAGAGTGTTTGTACCTCGCCATTCGGATCGGCGTAGGTGGCTTCCATCACCATGTCGTAAGGACGGTCGAGCTTGGGTAGATCTTTCACGGCGGTCTTGGCATTGCCGTTGGCATCTAGCGTGAGCGCGGATTTATCCAGCACCACTTTGCCATCGAGCGATTTCTGCTGCTCCCCACGCGCGGTTTCCGGCGCGGAGAAGCTGAAGTTGTCGTAGCCCTCAACCCGGTCATAACGGTCGCGCAGCATGGCGCTAACCTGAATCGGCAAGCCCTTGGCCGGGCCACCCGTGCCATAAGAGAGCGACACGTTCAGCGGCACGCTGGTCGGGGCAGCTGTGGTTTTGGCGTCGGCCGAGAGCTGACCACGCATCACCGGCAGCCGGAACTCTTCCACCCGGAAGGTGCCGGTGTAAAGCGTGATGCCATCGCGATCAATGCTGGCCTCTCCTTTGTCGCCCTCACCGCGATTGGGCTTGCGGGTCAGCGAGACCGAATACATCCCCAGCTTGGCGGTTTTGGGAATGGCAAAGGTCGATTCGGCATAGCGCCCCTGGCGCCACGTCAGTGGATATTTGAACGACTGCCCACTGCCATCATGGGTAATCACCATTTGGTCCGGCAACTGGCTCGCGCGCGGCAGGCTCAGACCTTTGCTGGTTTCCACGCGCATGAAGTGCTTCATCGAAACCGTTTCGCCAGCGCGGAACAACGGGCGATCAAACACCGTGGTCGCGCGGACCGAGGGCTGCGGACTCATGTCGGTCGGCACCGGGAAGCGCCAGGATTCAATGCCCTGATTCCAGCCAGAACGCACAAACGACACGTCGTCGCGCCCTTGGGCATCCTTCTTGCGTGCGGTCACAAACAGACCATCAAGCGAACCGGCCGGGCAGTTGCCGTATTCCTCCAGCGCATGATCAATACTGGCTACGCCTTTGCTGTCGGTTTTGCCTTGCCACAGCAAAGTGCGGCGACAGTCATAGATGCTGACTTGCGCGTCGGCCACCGGCTGCGCCCGATCCAGCGTGGTCACCCACACCGCAGCGTTTTCGCGCCCCCGCTTCAGATGTACTCCCAAGTTGGTGATCAACATAGCGGTGCGCACGTACATCGGCGCTTCCAGCCCCAGCAACGATTTACCCAACAGGCGCGATTGCAGCTCTACCACATGCAAGCCCGGTTCTTTGGCCGGAATGCCGACCACCGAGAATGGCCATTTACCGTTTTTGTCTGGCGACGTCGGGACGGGCATGCTTTGGACGCCCTTCTGCCCTGCCAACAAGCTCAGGCGCCGCGTTTCAACATCTTTGCCCTTGATGTGCGCGTAGGACTCGTGCCAATTCTGCACTTTGGCCAGCCAGGTCATCATGGACTGGTCATCAGTGACAGTCAGGCTATCCACCCCAACCTGAATCTGTTTCACATTGAGGTCGGCTTCAACGTCCCGCAAGGTCACGGCAATGGCCGGATCGGCATTCAGTTCCACAATGCCGAACGGCGCAGCGGCGAACTTGGCCAGAGGCGGTGCCAGTGCAGTACTGAAAGCCAGCGGGAAGGCCGCTTGGTTGGTCAATTCCCGACCGTTCTCATCAACAAAACCATCCGGCAATTTGATTTTGAAGGCGGCGCTGGGCGAGAACGGCGGCTTGAAAGTGGCTTCATAAACGGTGCCGCCGCTGTCGCGGCCGAAATCCGGTTTGCGTTCGCCATCGGGCGTTTGCAGCACAATTTGCTCGGCCCGCTTGCGCTGTACCTGTGCCGAGAACCGTAGCGTGACCGGGCGCAGCGGAATACACGCCGCCTTGGCACTTTCGCGCTCACACGTAAATGATGCGGCAAACGCTTCGCGCACGGTGAAATCCAGCGTTTGTTTTTCTTTGCTACCCGGGCGTTCCAGCACCAGTTTTACTTTCTTGCCTGCGGGCAGACGCTGGCCGCAATCGATAGCATCAATATTGGCCGCCTGTTTTTGCCAATCCAGATGCTTGATCAGGGTGGCTTTGTCGGCAGCGCTGATACGCTGGGCTGGCAGGCGCTCGGGTGAGCCTTCTACCTGGCAAAACAGAGGAATTGGACCGGTGATCTTGCCGTTGTAACGCAAGACAAAAGTCTGGTCTTCGTCGATCTCGCTGCCGCTATCCGGTGCGCTTTCCACTACCGCCAACGGCCCTGTGGTGAAACGGAACTGCCGCGTGCCGGTTATCTCTTCGCCCGCCAATGTCTTGAGCGTGGGCTTAACATTGAAACGGCAGGCAGTCTGGCCCGGCAAGCCTTGCGGAAAATCCATCACCCAGGTTTGGTCATCAATCCAGTGCGCGTCACCCTTTTGCGCGCAATCGACATCAAATGGTGCAGCCGCCCCGACGCTGCCCATGCGGATCATCGGGGCGGAAAAAGTCGCGCGCACCTGCTGGACTTCGCGGACTTCATTTTGTGGAGAGAAGGAAGAAACCGTGGCCGCTTGAGCTTGCACCCCGGCGATGGCAATTAAAAACAGGGCAGAGCGACAATATGTCAGCATGATTTTTATCGGCGGGAAGCGGTTGATCGATTTTTATACTTTCCCGATTTTGGCAGAAACTTACGATTTGTTGCATTTAACTTGGCAAGTTTGAGAAAATTCACGGTCGATATGGTCGCAACCCAACCCAACCGGGTGCACATTTCCTTATTGCTACAGGAGCATTCCCATGCAAGTTCAGACCTACCTCACGTTCAACGGCAACTGCGAAGAAGTACTGGCGTTTTACAGCCAGTCATTGGGTAGCAAGACCACATATGTGGTGCGCTACAAGGAGGCTCCGGCGGATCAAGCCACTGACCCGGCGTGGGCTGAAAAGATTCTGCATTCGAACTTTTCGATAGGCGATACACAGCTTATGGCCATGGACTGTACGCCCGAGCGCGCCACGGCCCAGAAGAATGGCTTCACGCTCTCGCTGAATGTCAATACGGTGGAAGAAGGTGAGCGCTATTTCAACGCGCTGGCTGATGGCGGCCAGATAACCATGCCATTTGGCCCCACGTTCTGGACCAAAGGTTTTGGCATGGTAAAAGACAAGTTCGGCACGCCGTGGATGATCAACTGCACGGATCAATAAGCCGTCGCCAGTAGCCAGGAGGGCTGTGCGTTAGCGGTATACCGCGTAGATGAAAAACTCGCGGTTACCGTCGCCGCCGGCAATCGGGCTGGGCAGGTAATCCAGTACCGTAAAGCCGGCGGCGTGCGCGGCAGAACGAATCTTCTGTTCGACTTCCGGATAGCAGGACTCATCGCGCACGATGCCGCCTTTACCCACTTTTTGCGGCCCGACTTCAAATTGCGGTTTGACCAGAAACAGCAGTCGCGCGCCCGAATCGATAACGCTGGCAATGGCCGGCAAAACCAGCGTCAGCGAGATAAACGAGACATCGCCAACCACCAGGTCAATTGCAGCATCCAGCGCAGAAGCGATCAGTTCGGCGTTCAAATGACGGGCGTTGACGCCTTCAAATTGCTGCACGCGCGGGTCTTGTAGCAAACGCGGATGCAACTGGTCATGCCCCACCTCCACCCCCACCACCCGGCGCGCACCTGCTTGTAACAGGCAATCGGTAAAGCCGCCGGTAGAGATGCCCACGTCCAGCGCCAGCATGCCAGTCACATCCAGTCCGGTATGGGCCAGCGCACCCGCCAGCTTTAAACCGCCGCGTGAAACGAAGCGATCCGCCGCATCAGGAATAACCGTGATGGCGGCATCATCGAACACCTTAAGACTAGCCTTGGTGACCGTTTTGCCTTCCACGGCCACGCGCCCGGCCTCAAGCAAACCCTGTGCAGCGGTGCGTGACGAGGCCAAACCGAGACTGACCAGCAGCAAATCGATTCGCTGCATCAATCGGCCACTTTATGACATTCGAAAGCAATCATATTGCCGTCGTGTTCCAGAAAACTGTCTGCACCTTTGCTATGCCACAGCCATTCGCCATCGCCCCAAGCCGCGCCAGAGGCCACTGGCGTTTGCGCGAGGTCGAGAATGCGATAGGCATAGCGAATCCGCACGTGGGACATTTCGGCATTCGATTGCACGGTAAAAGCCTGCCCGTTAGCGCATTCGTAGCGACCATTGATTTGCTCTGGCGTGGCCCAAGCCAGCGCGGGCAGCGCCAGCAAGCCGGTGACCAGGGCTTTTTGGGCGAGATGCAACATGGCGTTCTCCTGATCAGCAAAAATGCGGATTAGTCGAAATGCTCGTTCGCGGCAAGATAACGCCACTTGCCGGGCGGCAACTGACCCAAACGCACATTACCAATGCGAATCCGCTTCAACCCGACTACGCGCAAACCGACCAGTTCGCACATGCGGCGGATCTGGCGTTTTTTACCTTCGCGCAAAATGAAGCGCAGTTGGTCCTTGTTTTGCCAAGTCACGTTGGCCGGTTTGAGCGCCGCACCATCCAGTTCCAGACCGTGATTGAGCAAACGCAAGCCTTCTTCCGACAAAGCACCTGCCACGCGAACCAGGTATTCCTTGTCGACGGGAGAGTCCTCGCCGATCAGGGTTTTGGCAACGCGGCCATCTTGTGTCAGGACCAGCATGCCCACCGAGTCGATATCAAGACGCCCAGCCGGCGCCAGACCACGCAGATGTTGCGGGTGAAAGCGCACGCCGGAGAGATCGCCATCCCAGTGGTTATCCAGCGTCACCAGCACGGAAGCCGGTTTGTAACCACGCTCGGCCTGACCCGAAACAAAGCCAACGGGCTTGTTGATCAGGATGGTGACGCGGTTGGCCTGCGCTTGCTGCGCCGGTTTATCCAGCGTGATTTCCTGGCCTGGCAATACGCGGCTGCCCAGAATGTTGACGACCACGCCATCCACACGAACCCAGCCGCGTTCTATATAGTCATCGGCCTCACGGCGCGAGCAGATGCCCAGTGCGGCCATGCGCTTGGACAGGCGCATCGATTCGTCTGGCGCGGTCGCGCCCTGCTCGGGAACGTCTGGCGTCGATTCATCGGTCATGGTGTTCATCTCCCTGTAACTGGCCGCCTGCAAGCGAACCCGGCAGAATACCAGAATTGTAGGCATCAACTGCGCGCCGCGCCCCAAAACACGGAGAAAACATGGTGTATTACCTGGCAATCAAGCATATCCACATGCTGTGCGTGGCTCTTTCCGGTCTGCTGTTTGTGTTCCGCGGCAGCCTGATGCTGGCCAATTCGCCGCGCCTGCAGTCCACCTGGCTGAAAGTTACGCCCCACGTGGTCGACAGCGTGCTGCTCCTCGCTGGCGTTACGCTGGTGATCATCAGCCACCAATATCCGGGGCAGCAACCGTGGCTGACGGCCAAACTGATCGGACTGGTGATATACATCGTATTAGGGACAATCGCGCTGAAACGTGGCCGTACCAAGCGCACGCGGGTACTCGCTTTGATTGCGGCTCTGGCAGTGTTTGCGTGGATTATCTGCGTGGCCATTACCCGCAATCCGCTGCCATTCATGTAGTTCGGCAAGGTGGGTTTGGCAAAACCAATCCACCTTGCGCCGCCCGCATCAATACGGCGACTTATCGCCTTCGGGCCGGGTTTTGAAGCGCCGGTGCAGCCAGTAATACTGCGCCGGGATTTCACGCACCCGGTCCTCAATAAACCGGTTCATGCGTGCGGTATCGGCCAGCAGATCGTCAGATGGAAAATTATCGGTCCACGCCGGGTAATAACGCGTGACGAAACCGTCTTTTTCCAGCCGCGTAATCATGGGCACCACCACCGCTCGGCCCAGTTGCGATAAGCGTGACAACGCCGGAATCGTCGCCGCCGGAATGCCAAAGAACGGCGCAAAGATAGATTCCTTCGGGCCCATATCCTGGTCAGGTAGGTAGTAGAACGGCAGCGTGTGTTGGCGCAGTGCTTTGACAATGGCGCGGATGCCATCGTTACGCTTGATCAGCAGTGGCTTGCCAAAGCGGCTGCGACCCATGAGCAGCAACTCATCCATCGGGTTCTGGTGCGATGCCGAATACATGCTGGCACCCCAGTGATCAATGGTGTGGCGGATACCACCGTAATCCAGCCCGATAAAATGCGGTGCCAGCAGAATGATCGATTGGTCCTGTACGGCCAGATAGTGCTCGTAGCCTTCGCGACGGACCAGTTTCTCTACCCGCTTTTTCGAGCCAAACCACAGCACGCCGTAACTGAGCAGGCAGGTCGACAGCAAGCGGAAGTGCTCACGGATGACCTTGCTACGCTGGGCGTCGGTCCATTCCGGGAAACACAGACGCAGATTGGTCATGCCAATGCGCCGCCGTCTTCCGGCCACCAGATAAAGCAAGCTGCCCAACGCCGCACCCAGCCAGCGCAGCACAGTAAACGGCAATAAATGCAGCAGCCAGAAAAACGCAGCCAGCAAACGGGCGGGAAAACTCATTCAGACTCCGGCTCCGGCGCACCGGCCGGACTCTTGTAACGGTTATAGCTCCACAGATACTGAGCCGGGGCTTTTAAAATCAGCCGTTCCAGATTGCGATTGAGCAAAGCGGCGTCGCGCGCAGGTTCGCCATTAAAGCTGCCCTGCATTGGTTCAACGTGAATCACGTAACCTCGCCCCCACGACAAGCGCTCGGCAAAACAGAACAGTACCGTCGCCTTATTGCTGCGCGCCAGCCGCGGCAGCAACGTCATGGTATAAGCGCGATGCCCGAAAAACGGTGCCCATGCGCCATCACCCGCCCCCGGCGCCTGGTCCGGCAGGATATAGATGGTCTGCTTTTCACGCAGGGTTTTCAGCAGCAGGCGCACGCCCTGGGCATTGGCCGGTGCCGCGCGACCATTGGCCCGATCGCGGCTTGCCAGCATCATGGGTTCCAGCCATTTGATCTTGGGCGGTCGATACAGCGCTGCCATGATGCGCGGGATATTCCAGCCCAGATACACGCCACACACTTCGATCCCACCCAGATGCGGCGACACAAAAATGATGGGCTCCGGCTTTTGCAAGGCGGCTTCAACGTGCTCCCAGCCTTGCGTACGCTTGACCATATTTGATACGTGCTGCGGCTTGCGCAGCCACGCCGCCAGCAGTTCCATAGCGCCCTTGCCGTGCTCGGCAATACTTGAGCGCCTTAATCGGATATAATCTATGGTTGTATCAAATTGCGCTGCCCGCCTCGCATTGTCATCGAGCCGGCGGCGATAAGTCGGGGAAGTCCACCACGCGACCCAGCCCAATGCAAAGCCAACGGCTTGCAGGATGCATAATGGAATATATGCAAGTGGTCTGAACAAGCGCACAAGCATGTGTGGATAACCTTTCGGGCAAAACCCGGATTCTAGCGACTTTCAACCATTACAGACATGGCATTAAAGGACCATATAGCCCATGAGTGAATTCCTGTTTACCTCTGAGTCAGTCTCCGAAGGACACCCGGACAAGGTTGCAGACCAGATTTCCGACGCCATTCTCGACGCGATCCTGGCACAGGACAAGTACGCGCGCGTGGCTGCGGAAACACTGGTAAATACGGGCCTTGTGGTCCTGGCGGGTGAAATCACCACCACCGGCAATATCGATTACATCCAGATTGCGCGTGACACCATCAAGCGCATCGGCTACGACCATTCCGACATCGGTTTTGACTACAAAACCTGCGCGGTGCTGGTGGCGTACGACAAGCAATCGCCCGACATCGCCCAAGGCGTGAACGAAGGCCAGGGCATGGATCTGGATCAAGGCGCGGGCGACCAGGGTCTGATGTTTGGCTACGCTTGCGACGAAACCCCGCAACTGATGCCAGCCGCCATTTACTACGCGCACCGCCTGGTGCAGCGCCAGTCCGAACTGCGTAAAGATGGCCGTCTGCCATGGTTGCGCCCGGATGCCAAATCGCAAGTCACGCTCAAATACAATGCAGATACCGGCAAGGTGATTGGCGTCGACACAATTGTGTTGTCGACCCAGCATCATCCGGATGTCTCGCACGCGCAATTGACCGAAGCGGTCATCGAAGAAGTGATCAAGCCGGTGTTGCCACCGGAATGGCTGCAAAACAACCCGAAATATCTGGTCAACCCGACTGGCCGTTTCGTGATTGGTGGCCCGATGGGCGATTGCGGTCTGACTGGCCGCAAGATCATCGTCGACACCTACGGCGGTGCAGCACCACACGGTGGCGGCGCGTTCTCGGGTAAAGACCCATCCAAGGTGGATCGTTCCGCTGCGTATGCCGGTCGTTACGTCGCCAAGAATATTGTCGCTGCGGGCATTGCCAAGCAGTGTCTGGTGCAGATCAGCTACGCGATTGGCGTATCCAAGCCAGTTTCGATCATGGTCGATACCTGGGGCACTTCCAAGCTGTCCAATGAACAAATCGTTGATTTGATCAAAAAGCATTTCGACCTGCGCCCCAAGGGCATTGTGCAAATGCTGGATCTGCTGCGCCCGGTGTACACACGCACTGCCGCGTATGGTCACTTTGGCCGCGAAGAGCCGGATTTCAGCTGGGAACGCACCGACAAGGCCGAAGCGCTGCGCGCGGATGCAGGCTTGTAAACAACGGCTGGTGAGTTAAAAAACGGGGCGATTCAGCCCCGTTTTTTATTTGGCCACATGTGGGCGCGGTACCTTGTGGCAGCCATGGTCATCAATCTGAATGCCGCACCTGTCACACTGGAAGTCTGACCTTACCCCCTTGACATGAACCTCTGCGGCAAGAGTTCCTCACAACTTGGATCGATATGCGCTATTTTGCGAATACGACACTAATAATCTTCGGCCATCGGGGTATCCATTGAGCATATCAACAGGTCTCTTTTTGCTGGTTCTGCTGATCGCGTTATCCGCCTTCTTCTCGATGTCGGAAATCTCGTTAGCCTCCGCGCGTAAATTCAAACTGCAAATGCTGGCCGAAGAAGGCGAGCCACGCGCGCAAGCGGTGATCGATCTGCAAGAAAAGCCCGGAGACTTCTTTACCGTAGTGCAGATTGGCGTCAACGCCGTGGCCATTCTGGGCGGGATTGTAGGTGATGCCACCTTCTCGCCGCTGCTGTTGCGACTATTTGGCTCGCTAGACCCGGCGCTGGCCGCCAAGCTGGCCTTTCTAAGCACCTTTTTGATCACCACCGGTTTGTTCATCCAGTTTGCGGATCTGATTCCCAAACGCTTGGGGATGGTGGCGCCCGAACAGGTGGCGGTGGCCATCGTGCGGCCAATGCGCTGGTGTTCGTTGATCCTGATGCCATTCGTGTTGTTGTTTAACGGCGTCGCCACAGTGGTGTTGAAAATGCTGGGCATGCCCGCCCAGCGCTCAGAAACTGTCACCGCCGGCGAGATCGTGGCGCTGGTCGATGCGGGGGCCGAGGCAGGAACGCTGCACAAGCAGGAACACCGCTTTATCGAGAATGTGTTTGAACTGGCCGAGCGCTTTTTACCCTCCGCCATGACCGCGCGCGAAGCCGTAGTTTATTTCTCGCTCACCGATACGGATGCCGCCATCCGCCAGAAGATCGCCAGCCAGCCGCACGCCAAGTTTCCGCTGTGCGAGAACAGCAGCATCGACACCGTGTTTGCCTATATCGATGCCAAAGATTTGCTGCATGCCATCCTGAAAAATCCGCAAGCAGCACTGGTTGCCACGCTGCGCGAAATCGCCGTCAAAACCGTGCTGGTGGTGCCCGATACATTATCGCTGGCCGACGTACTGGATCGATTCCGCGAAACCCGTGAAGACTTCGCAGTGATCATCAACGAATATGCGTTGGTCGTGGGCGTGATCTCGCTCAATGACGTCACCGGCCAGTTGATTGGCAGCATCGTCGATAACAGTGATGAAGACCAGATCGTGCGCCGCGATGAGAATTCCTGGCTGGTCGATGGCATGACCCCGAT
This genomic interval from Silvimonas soli contains the following:
- a CDS encoding VOC family protein, which gives rise to MQVQTYLTFNGNCEEVLAFYSQSLGSKTTYVVRYKEAPADQATDPAWAEKILHSNFSIGDTQLMAMDCTPERATAQKNGFTLSLNVNTVEEGERYFNALADGGQITMPFGPTFWTKGFGMVKDKFGTPWMINCTDQ
- a CDS encoding alpha-2-macroglobulin family protein; this translates as MLTYCRSALFLIAIAGVQAQAATVSSFSPQNEVREVQQVRATFSAPMIRMGSVGAAAPFDVDCAQKGDAHWIDDQTWVMDFPQGLPGQTACRFNVKPTLKTLAGEEITGTRQFRFTTGPLAVVESAPDSGSEIDEDQTFVLRYNGKITGPIPLFCQVEGSPERLPAQRISAADKATLIKHLDWQKQAANIDAIDCGQRLPAGKKVKLVLERPGSKEKQTLDFTVREAFAASFTCERESAKAACIPLRPVTLRFSAQVQRKRAEQIVLQTPDGERKPDFGRDSGGTVYEATFKPPFSPSAAFKIKLPDGFVDENGRELTNQAAFPLAFSTALAPPLAKFAAAPFGIVELNADPAIAVTLRDVEADLNVKQIQVGVDSLTVTDDQSMMTWLAKVQNWHESYAHIKGKDVETRRLSLLAGQKGVQSMPVPTSPDKNGKWPFSVVGIPAKEPGLHVVELQSRLLGKSLLGLEAPMYVRTAMLITNLGVHLKRGRENAAVWVTTLDRAQPVADAQVSIYDCRRTLLWQGKTDSKGVASIDHALEEYGNCPAGSLDGLFVTARKKDAQGRDDVSFVRSGWNQGIESWRFPVPTDMSPQPSVRATTVFDRPLFRAGETVSMKHFMRVETSKGLSLPRASQLPDQMVITHDGSGQSFKYPLTWRQGRYAESTFAIPKTAKLGMYSVSLTRKPNRGEGDKGEASIDRDGITLYTGTFRVEEFRLPVMRGQLSADAKTTAAPTSVPLNVSLSYGTGGPAKGLPIQVSAMLRDRYDRVEGYDNFSFSAPETARGEQQKSLDGKVVLDKSALTLDANGNAKTAVKDLPKLDRPYDMVMEATYADPNGEVQTLSRTVALWPSAVRIGLNVDDWVSVGKSAGLKAVVLDTNGKPVVGRNVTVKAVEHEYLSSRKRLVGGFYAYDHQETTKDLGNVCDGKTDSRGLVFCDISLKNEGSIELIAQTDDGASHPASASQRIWVTREGEMWFDVDNNDRIDVLPEKTSYQPGDTARLQVRMPFRKATAWLAIEREGVIETRVVELSGKDPSIDLKIEPQWAPNVYVSVLAVRGRVREVPWYSFFTWGWRTPLDWWDAFRNEGRDYQAPTAMVDLSRPAFKYGMAELTIGTAGHKLAVTVTPDKQTYSIRKTATVKVQVKLPNGQPAPAGSEVAFAAVDEALLELQPNTSWDLLTAMLQRRSYGVETSTAQLQVVGKRHFGRKALAPGGGGGFAPTRELLDTLLTWQPHVVLDKTGSATVTVPLNDALTRFKLVAVADSGDAYFGTGSASITVTQDVQITSGIPPLARSGDQVDAGINIRNGSSRVMTMLVEAQAAGLPPLNAQTVQIPAGEAREVKWPVTVPAGISSLQWTLSAKEQGGEKAQDKLAFKQDIEPATPVTVQQATLRQITGEVSIPVGLPQGAEPGRGGVSVQLQAKLGGDMPAVRDWFLRYPYSCLEQRSSIAIGLNDKTRWDAIMADLPSYLDADGLAQYFPVQEGSRSMGSDTLTAYLLAVSNDAGWKIPDDSRERMLTALTNFVEGKLKRDLWMPRDSGDARRLAALEALSRYGRALPRQLDTLTVQLNSWSTGMVIDWMSLLQHMPTAPDRAAKLAQAEQLLRGRLTYQGTRMVFSTERDDYWWWLMGNADVNSARLVLVASQMPTFKDDMPRLLTGLLGRQERGAWWTTNANAWGSLAVRHFSAQFESQPVTGQVNLALGNSKQSVTWQSALPPKVDLPWPANGQGTLGLTQQGTGSPWATVQVSAALPLTAPQTAGYRIKKTVTPVETKVAGQYSRGDVVRVKLEITAQADMTWVVVDDPVPTGASILGNGLGRDSQIATQGEQQSGDAWPAYVERRFAGYRAYYEYIPRGSFTVEYTMRLNNTGTFKLPPSRVEALYAPDVFGAAPNAVFKVNDAR
- a CDS encoding TlyA family RNA methyltransferase; this encodes MQRIDLLLVSLGLASSRTAAQGLLEAGRVAVEGKTVTKASLKVFDDAAITVIPDAADRFVSRGGLKLAGALAHTGLDVTGMLALDVGISTGGFTDCLLQAGARRVVGVEVGHDQLHPRLLQDPRVQQFEGVNARHLNAELIASALDAAIDLVVGDVSFISLTLVLPAIASVIDSGARLLFLVKPQFEVGPQKVGKGGIVRDESCYPEVEQKIRSAAHAAGFTVLDYLPSPIAGGDGNREFFIYAVYR